The proteins below are encoded in one region of Oncorhynchus tshawytscha isolate Ot180627B linkage group LG04, Otsh_v2.0, whole genome shotgun sequence:
- the LOC112249179 gene encoding uncharacterized protein LOC112249179 isoform X2, translating to MKLEKHVTGFFACFHTFPSNDQHLFPFKPSKDQVESFIVAFVEPKMVICYPGVETKTSVTKQHGESVNLACNFTVAKGYSSFPFSVYWIKTISGNSSTCLYSNSYDSDAQLYDHHCLIDEALLKRRSNTSSKPLTSPIFHNLKISNATYSDSGQYVCALQVLKNRKGHWKVITNVTVTVNGEFNNHPNRNDTALLYTPGDPYIPLYVAGALFFSCLFVTAIVIVMMKNTKISQESHTLRMKREQDGEETINSDCSPYAEGRGEDEGLFSLLKLTEVRDPVTAQNGAEEHAAVAVEPNSVVMLNTEYEAFDLQATQTSSTYPLRIGAKV from the exons atgaaattgGAGAAACACGTCACTGGATTCTTTGCATGTTTTCATACCTTTCCATCAAATGACCAACACTTATTCCCCTTTAAACCTTCAAAAGATCAGGTGGAATCATTTATTGTGGCATTTGTTGAACCAAAGA TGGTGATATGCTACCCTGGTGTGGAAACTAAAACATCTGTTACCAAACAGCATGGAGAATCAGTCAACCTTGCATGTAATTTCACAGTAGCCAAAGGTTACTCTAGCTTTCCATTTTCAGTGTATTGGATCAAAACCATCAGTGGCAACAGTAGCACATGTCTTTATTCTAATTCTTATGATAGTGATGCACAATTATATGACCACCATTGTCTCATTGATGAGGCCCTGCTGAAACGAAGGTCAAACACTTCATCTAAACCCCTAACAAGCCCTATCTTTCATAACCTTAAGATCAGCAATGCCACATATTCAGACAGCGGACAGTATGTTTGTGCCTTACAGGTGCTTAAGAATAGAAAAGGGCACTGGAAGGTAATAACTAATGTCACAGTCACTGTGAATGGAGAATTCAACAACCACCCCAACAGGAATGACACAGCCCTGTTATATACTCCTG GGGATCCTTACATACCACTGTATGTAGCGGGAGCCTTGTTCTTCTCCTGCCTGTTTGTTACTGCCATTGTCATTGTCATGATGAAAAATACCAAGATTTCGCAAG AATCTCACACTCTGAGAATGAAAAG AGAAcaagatggagaggagacaatTAACTCAGACT GCTCCCCATATgctgagggcagaggagaggatgaggggctCTTCTCACTTCTGAAGCTGACTGAAGTGAGAGATCCTGTGACTGCACAGAATGGAGCTGAAGAACATGCTGCTGTTGCTGTCGAGCCCAATTCTGTAGTCATGCTCAATACTGAGTATGAGGCCTTTGACCTCCAGGCCACTCAGACATCATCAACCTACCCCCTCAGGATTGGAGCGAAAGTATGA
- the LOC112249179 gene encoding uncharacterized protein LOC112249179 isoform X1 — MKLEKHVTGFFACFHTFPSNDQHLFPFKPSKDQVESFIVAFVEPKMVICYPGVETKTSVTKQHGESVNLACNFTVAKGYSSFPFSVYWIKTISGNSSTCLYSNSYDSDAQLYDHHCLIDEALLKRRSNTSSKPLTSPIFHNLKISNATYSDSGQYVCALQVLKNRKGHWKVITNVTVTVNGEFNNHPNRNDTALLYTPGDPYIPLYVAGALFFSCLFVTAIVIVMMKNTKISQAESHTLRMKREQDGEETINSDCSPYAEGRGEDEGLFSLLKLTEVRDPVTAQNGAEEHAAVAVEPNSVVMLNTEYEAFDLQATQTSSTYPLRIGAKV; from the exons atgaaattgGAGAAACACGTCACTGGATTCTTTGCATGTTTTCATACCTTTCCATCAAATGACCAACACTTATTCCCCTTTAAACCTTCAAAAGATCAGGTGGAATCATTTATTGTGGCATTTGTTGAACCAAAGA TGGTGATATGCTACCCTGGTGTGGAAACTAAAACATCTGTTACCAAACAGCATGGAGAATCAGTCAACCTTGCATGTAATTTCACAGTAGCCAAAGGTTACTCTAGCTTTCCATTTTCAGTGTATTGGATCAAAACCATCAGTGGCAACAGTAGCACATGTCTTTATTCTAATTCTTATGATAGTGATGCACAATTATATGACCACCATTGTCTCATTGATGAGGCCCTGCTGAAACGAAGGTCAAACACTTCATCTAAACCCCTAACAAGCCCTATCTTTCATAACCTTAAGATCAGCAATGCCACATATTCAGACAGCGGACAGTATGTTTGTGCCTTACAGGTGCTTAAGAATAGAAAAGGGCACTGGAAGGTAATAACTAATGTCACAGTCACTGTGAATGGAGAATTCAACAACCACCCCAACAGGAATGACACAGCCCTGTTATATACTCCTG GGGATCCTTACATACCACTGTATGTAGCGGGAGCCTTGTTCTTCTCCTGCCTGTTTGTTACTGCCATTGTCATTGTCATGATGAAAAATACCAAGATTTCGCAAG CAGAATCTCACACTCTGAGAATGAAAAG AGAAcaagatggagaggagacaatTAACTCAGACT GCTCCCCATATgctgagggcagaggagaggatgaggggctCTTCTCACTTCTGAAGCTGACTGAAGTGAGAGATCCTGTGACTGCACAGAATGGAGCTGAAGAACATGCTGCTGTTGCTGTCGAGCCCAATTCTGTAGTCATGCTCAATACTGAGTATGAGGCCTTTGACCTCCAGGCCACTCAGACATCATCAACCTACCCCCTCAGGATTGGAGCGAAAGTATGA